In the Sorghum bicolor cultivar BTx623 chromosome 4, Sorghum_bicolor_NCBIv3, whole genome shotgun sequence genome, GCCCATAATTATTTAGGTATACCGAAACAAAACACCATACGGATAATTAAGCTTAGAACGATGAATATGGAAATCGTTGAAGCGGTCTTCACTAACTTAACTAATTCCCAGAAGGAACAAAGTCCAAAGCGTGCTTAATTATTATCCAGCTTGGTAGATAGTATATATATCGATCATAATCCtaagtaattttttttttgtgacggCAAAATGCTAAGTCATTGTTGACGCGTAAAGCGACTTGTTCTCCAGCACGTCTGCTGTCTGCAGGCTCCATGCCATGCACCTGCAACCCAAATGAAGCACGTGATGACGTATTCCAGGAAGACTTTTTCTTGCCTAACTTTCCCTGCATGTAACATATATAGGTTTCTATCTCCCTATAAATACCCCTCACGTACGCTTTTTGTTATCAGATCACAAGCTAGCACCAAATTAAAGGAATCCTTGGATACCTCATCAACCAACACTACTCACATCTCAGAGCCCCCAAATCATTCGCTTTCATTCCTGTCAACAAGAGACTAGAGCGCAGATATGGTGACTCATGCCTTCCTCCTAGCTGCAGCCCTTTTGGCTTTGTCATGCTTTCATGCCATTGCCTCTGATCCAAGCCTTATCCAAGACTTCTGCGTTGCCGATAAGATGTCTACAGGTACATATACATAACTATTATttttacttatatatatatatatataggtcatCAACAGTTGTGTCCAATTACATAGTTAACAGACTAATTGCCGCAGTGCGTATGAATGGACTCACATGCAAGGATGCAAAGGATGTTGTTGCCGAGGATTTCTTCTTCCCGGGTCTTCAAATGGCTGGCAACACGACCAACAAGCAAGGCTCTGCCGTGACACCAGTGAACGTGGCTCAGATAGCCGGGCTCAACACCCTGGGCATCTCTCTTGCTCGCATCGACTATGCACCCTATGGTCTTAACCCTCCTCACACACATCCACGGGCCACTGAGATATTGACAGTGCTTGAGGGCTCCTTGTACGTCGGCTTTGTCACATCAAACCCAGACAACAAGCTGTTCGCAAAGGTTATTAACAAAGGGGATGTGTTCGTGTTTCCTGAGGGATTGATCCATTTCCAGTTCAATTATGGAGCAAACTGCGCCGTGGCCCTTGCAGCATTGAGTAGCCAAAACCCTGGGGTGATCACAGTGGCCAACGCTGTATTtgggtccaagccatccatctcCGACGACGTCCTTGCCAAGGCTTTTCAAGTCGACAAGCTAACTGTTGACCGCATCCAAGCTCAATTCTAAGCACATGCAAACATACATACTAGTTTGTTAAATATGTACGCATCGAGTATTCCTTGATTCTTTGTTTTTCTTCTGTTGTTTAAAGTAATTATCTAGTGTGGATGGATACGTACGATTCTGTCTTATAATAAAAGGTAATATGTTACTATCCATTTGTTTCTTAACTGAAAATAATCTTATCTTGTTTTGAGTACCATCCTAGCTAGATGTAGAGTGCATCCTGCATATCTTCCTCTAGCAAGAGTCAACAATTTTCCTTTCTGGGCTAGCTATCCACTCGACACATTAAGCCTTGGGGTTACTCAATTTTAAGTAGATGCTTCGAGCTTTCAGGGGCCACGTACTTACTGTGTTTTACGTATGATGCTTAATTAGAAGCTGACTGAACTTGAGAATCTGAACTTAATACTTTTCTTCATGATTAATAAATTATAAGATTGGCAGTTCTGGGATGATACTAGAGATAGCATTGTAAAACTAAAATATTCATGCGGGGTGATTGCCCGAGAGATGAAAACTTGCAGTACTCGTTCCAACCTTTCTCAATGGTCATGCTCCCACTTATTAATTAACTCCATAGACAGCCCTAGGACTTCCAAACGTGTATCGAGTCACCGAATTGGGCTTTTGGAAAATGCTGTTATAGAATACAAATCCGGTTGAATGAGGACTTCGAGCTGTATTTGGCATAGTGTgggcctttttcttttttctttttcttttttttaagaggAGCAACGTAGTCATGCACAGGAGATGTAAGCAATGGTTGAAGCGTTGTTTACACGTATGGTGCCTAGTGTCATCTATGACTAACATATTCTGTTAGATGTTTTGGGTCATGGGCCAAACCATTCTAAATAAATCCCAAAGGCCCACtcatacatgcatgtatatatggaaagGTGGGGGACTTTAGTGTCATCTTGCTACTTCAAGTGGAGTGAGACCAACTTAAATATTTGAGCTATCTCCATCTTGTTAAAGCTATTGGGGAGAGGAAAAGGAGAaaccacacgcgcgcgcgctcgctcacctcgcctcgcctcgccgggCCCTCGTCACATTACTGCGCTGCCGCCGTCTTCCCCATC is a window encoding:
- the LOC8056704 gene encoding putative germin-like protein 2-2 encodes the protein MVTHAFLLAAALLALSCFHAIASDPSLIQDFCVADKMSTVRMNGLTCKDAKDVVAEDFFFPGLQMAGNTTNKQGSAVTPVNVAQIAGLNTLGISLARIDYAPYGLNPPHTHPRATEILTVLEGSLYVGFVTSNPDNKLFAKVINKGDVFVFPEGLIHFQFNYGANCAVALAALSSQNPGVITVANAVFGSKPSISDDVLAKAFQVDKLTVDRIQAQF